A single genomic interval of Noviherbaspirillum saxi harbors:
- a CDS encoding cache domain-containing protein — protein MEKIILTIKAIVFAMLIAAGSGAARAADKGSADEAIALVKKAVAYIKANGQEKAFAEFSNPHGQFKDRDMYINVTSMNGVNLAHGMNPKLIGKNMLELRDADGKYFIKAFIETGNSKGKGWVDYQWPNPVTKAVEAKSTYVEKVDEVLVGCGIYKN, from the coding sequence ATGGAAAAGATAATTCTCACAATCAAGGCCATCGTATTCGCTATGCTCATCGCGGCTGGCTCTGGCGCCGCACGGGCGGCCGACAAGGGATCGGCCGACGAAGCCATTGCATTGGTGAAGAAGGCGGTTGCTTATATCAAGGCCAATGGCCAGGAAAAGGCCTTCGCGGAGTTCAGCAATCCCCATGGACAGTTCAAGGATCGCGACATGTATATCAATGTGACGAGCATGAACGGCGTCAATCTCGCGCATGGCATGAATCCCAAATTGATAGGCAAGAACATGCTCGAGTTGCGGGATGCGGATGGTAAATACTTCATCAAGGCCTTCATCGAAACGGGCAACAGCAAAGGAAAAGGCTGGGTCGATTATCAATGGCCGAATCCGGTGACCAAGGCGGTTGAAGCCAAATCGACCTATGTGGAAAAGGTGGATGAGGTGCTCGTCGGTTGCGGCATCTACAAGAATTGA
- a CDS encoding ABC transporter substrate-binding protein → MQVRHPFFISLFVAASAIFSAAAYAEVNIGVTLSTTGPAASLGIPERNAVALLPKEIGGQKINYLVLDDASDSTNAVKNARKLTAESHVDLLVGSSTSPNALAMIDVAAESMTPMIAVAASAAIVQPMDAKRNWVFKPPQHDSLMARAVLEHMSKSNIKSLGFIGFNDAYGESWWKEIQKAAEVHKVKIVASERFSRTDNNVVGQVLKLMAGNPDAVMIAGSGTPAAMPQIALKQRGYQGRIYQTHGVANNDFLRVGAKDVEGAYLPAGPLLVAQQLPANHSSRQRGVEFINAYESAYGPGTANTFAAHVWDIGLWLQQSIPVALKSGAKPGTAEFRKALRDALELLKEVRGAHGVYNLSPNDHNGLDERARVIVKIEGGQWKYVP, encoded by the coding sequence ATGCAAGTTCGCCATCCATTTTTCATTTCGTTGTTCGTTGCCGCTTCGGCCATTTTTTCCGCTGCTGCGTATGCCGAAGTCAACATCGGTGTCACGCTGTCCACCACCGGTCCGGCCGCTTCGCTCGGCATTCCGGAACGTAATGCGGTCGCCTTGCTGCCCAAGGAAATCGGTGGGCAAAAAATCAATTATCTCGTTCTTGACGATGCATCGGACTCCACCAATGCAGTCAAAAATGCGCGCAAGCTGACCGCCGAAAGCCATGTCGACCTGCTGGTCGGTTCCAGCACCAGCCCGAACGCACTGGCGATGATCGATGTGGCGGCCGAATCGATGACGCCGATGATCGCAGTGGCGGCCTCGGCGGCCATCGTGCAGCCGATGGATGCCAAGCGTAATTGGGTATTCAAGCCGCCGCAGCACGACAGCTTGATGGCGCGCGCGGTGCTTGAGCATATGTCCAAGAGCAACATCAAATCGCTGGGATTCATCGGCTTCAACGATGCATACGGCGAAAGCTGGTGGAAAGAGATACAAAAGGCGGCCGAGGTCCATAAGGTAAAGATCGTCGCATCGGAGCGCTTCAGCCGCACCGACAACAATGTGGTGGGCCAGGTGCTCAAGCTGATGGCCGGCAATCCGGACGCGGTGATGATTGCCGGTTCCGGCACGCCGGCCGCGATGCCGCAGATCGCCTTGAAGCAGCGCGGCTATCAGGGACGCATTTATCAGACGCATGGCGTGGCCAACAACGACTTCCTGCGGGTCGGCGCAAAAGATGTCGAAGGCGCCTACCTGCCCGCCGGCCCGCTGCTGGTTGCGCAACAGCTGCCCGCCAATCATTCTTCACGGCAGCGTGGCGTCGAGTTTATCAATGCGTATGAATCCGCCTACGGTCCTGGCACCGCGAATACCTTTGCCGCGCATGTGTGGGATATCGGCTTGTGGCTGCAGCAGTCGATTCCGGTCGCGCTCAAGTCAGGCGCCAAGCCGGGCACGGCCGAATTCAGGAAAGCCTTGCGCGATGCGCTTGAGCTGTTGAAAGAGGTGCGTGGCGCGCACGGTGTCTACAACCTGTCTCCTAACGATCACAATGGCCTGGACGAACGTGCCCGCGTGATCGTGAAGATCGAAGGCGGGCAATGGAAGTACGTGCCGTAA
- a CDS encoding helix-turn-helix transcriptional regulator, translating to MEAASIVPVNVRHDGSMPLPVTLELIESVGRRAFYAAVLRAVNRFAQVDHCALMRIPVGGQIEVFGADSKSSPSLLAAATVAYIDHYHKFDPNRILLRDAKAMRGELQVHRQRRVDMGDRAYREACYERSELVERLSFSTGIDDGSLVALNVYRREVTGEFNRTEVASLTDIAPVLLAACVRHVDLIRCVVRDAESWHELLKMRCASLTKREVDVLSCMLSGMTLRDAAQACGIAFSSAVTYSSRAYNRLGVRTLREVKNLFEAG from the coding sequence ATGGAAGCTGCTTCCATTGTCCCCGTGAATGTGCGCCATGACGGTTCCATGCCGCTGCCGGTCACGCTGGAACTGATCGAAAGCGTCGGACGCCGCGCCTTCTATGCTGCGGTGTTGCGTGCGGTGAACCGGTTTGCGCAAGTCGATCATTGTGCGCTGATGCGTATTCCTGTCGGTGGCCAGATCGAAGTGTTCGGCGCCGACAGCAAGTCGTCGCCATCGTTGCTGGCGGCCGCAACGGTCGCCTATATCGACCATTATCACAAGTTCGATCCGAACCGCATCCTGCTGCGCGACGCGAAAGCGATGCGCGGAGAATTGCAGGTGCATCGGCAACGGCGCGTCGACATGGGAGATCGCGCCTACCGTGAAGCTTGCTACGAACGCAGCGAATTGGTGGAGCGCCTGTCATTCAGTACCGGCATCGATGACGGTTCGCTGGTGGCGCTGAACGTATATCGACGGGAAGTCACTGGTGAGTTCAACCGGACCGAAGTCGCGTCATTGACGGATATTGCTCCGGTATTGCTCGCGGCCTGCGTGCGCCATGTCGATCTCATTCGTTGTGTCGTGCGCGATGCCGAAAGCTGGCATGAATTGCTGAAGATGCGCTGCGCATCCTTGACGAAACGGGAAGTAGACGTGCTGTCATGCATGTTGTCGGGCATGACATTGCGCGACGCGGCGCAAGCCTGCGGTATCGCCTTTTCCAGCGCGGTGACCTATAGCAGCCGCGCATACAACCGCCTGGGCGTGCGTACGCTGCGCGAAGTGAAAAACCTGTTTGAAGCTGGCTGA
- a CDS encoding fumarate hydratase, with product MSIIKRSDFIQSIADALQFISYYHPRDYIEHLARAYEREQSASAKDAIGQILINSRMAAEGRRPVCQDTGVVNVFLDIGMQLHWEGDHSIEEMVNEGVRQAYLCADNPLRASVVRDPLFSRTNTEDNAPAVAHMRMVPGATLRCRVMAKGGGAENKAKFATLNPSDSFVDWVLNMVPAMGAGWCPPGMLGIGVGGSAEKAMLLAKQSLLDPIDMHALLARGPMNRLEEMRIELYEKINALGIGAQGLGGLTTVLDVKILDYPTHAASLPVALIPNCAATRRIDFLLDGSGPARLDIPDLAAWPKLHRAPDTEQSKSVNLDTLTKEEVASWKPGQTLLLNGKMLTGRDAAHKRIQDMLAKGESLPVAFTNRVIYYVGPVDPVRDEVVGPAGPTTATRMDKFTDMMLEQTGLISMVGKAERGPVAIESIKQHKSAYLMAVGGAAYLVSKAIKGAKVVGFADLGMEAIYEFEVKDMPVTVAVDANGISVHDTGPRHWQREIRGRAIPMRIA from the coding sequence ATGTCCATCATTAAACGATCCGACTTTATTCAGTCCATCGCCGACGCGCTGCAATTCATCTCTTACTATCATCCCAGGGACTATATCGAGCATCTGGCGCGTGCCTATGAACGCGAACAATCCGCCTCCGCCAAAGACGCCATCGGGCAAATCCTGATCAACTCCCGCATGGCCGCCGAAGGACGCCGCCCGGTATGCCAGGACACCGGCGTGGTCAATGTGTTCCTCGACATCGGCATGCAGCTGCACTGGGAAGGCGATCATTCGATCGAGGAGATGGTGAATGAAGGCGTGCGCCAGGCGTATCTCTGCGCAGACAATCCGTTGCGCGCATCGGTCGTGCGCGATCCCTTGTTTTCGCGCACGAATACGGAAGACAATGCGCCAGCGGTGGCGCATATGCGCATGGTGCCGGGTGCGACATTGCGTTGCCGGGTAATGGCCAAGGGCGGCGGCGCGGAAAACAAGGCGAAGTTCGCTACGCTGAATCCCTCGGATTCCTTTGTCGACTGGGTGCTGAACATGGTGCCGGCGATGGGTGCCGGCTGGTGCCCGCCGGGCATGCTTGGCATCGGCGTAGGCGGTAGTGCGGAAAAGGCGATGCTGCTGGCTAAGCAGTCGCTGCTGGATCCCATCGACATGCATGCGTTGCTGGCGCGCGGACCCATGAACCGCCTCGAGGAAATGCGCATCGAACTGTATGAAAAAATCAATGCGCTCGGCATCGGCGCACAAGGCTTGGGCGGATTGACGACGGTACTCGATGTAAAGATTCTCGACTATCCAACCCATGCCGCCAGCCTGCCGGTCGCGCTCATTCCCAACTGCGCAGCGACACGCCGGATCGATTTTCTTCTCGACGGGAGTGGTCCGGCGCGACTGGACATCCCCGACCTCGCCGCATGGCCGAAGTTGCACCGGGCGCCTGACACCGAACAATCGAAGAGCGTCAATCTCGACACCCTGACCAAGGAAGAAGTCGCTTCCTGGAAGCCGGGCCAGACACTACTGCTTAACGGCAAGATGCTGACCGGCCGCGATGCCGCGCACAAGCGCATCCAGGACATGCTGGCCAAGGGCGAATCGCTGCCGGTAGCCTTTACCAACCGCGTGATTTACTACGTCGGCCCGGTCGATCCGGTACGCGACGAAGTGGTCGGCCCGGCAGGCCCGACCACCGCCACGCGCATGGACAAGTTCACCGACATGATGCTGGAGCAGACCGGCCTGATTTCCATGGTCGGCAAGGCCGAGCGCGGTCCAGTCGCGATCGAGTCGATCAAGCAGCACAAGTCGGCCTATCTGATGGCGGTCGGCGGCGCGGCTTACCTGGTATCCAAGGCGATCAAGGGCGCGAAGGTGGTGGGCTTTGCCGACCTCGGCATGGAAGCGATCTATGAGTTTGAAGTCAAGGACATGCCGGTCACGGTCGCGGTCGATGCCAACGGCATCTCGGTGCATGACACCGGACCACGGCACTGGCAGCGAGAGATTCGCGGACGTGCAATACCGATGCGCATCGCATGA
- a CDS encoding branched-chain amino acid ABC transporter permease yields MDFSIAAILVQDGITSGAIYALLALAIVLVFSVTRVIFIPQGEFVAYGALTLAALQAQRLPLTCVLLLAMGVLTFVAESAAMLRNVERHHGRGKSLALVAGKYLAFPATVFALTKLYAGAQMPLTLQVLLALLIVIPMGPMLYRLAYQPLAKASVLMLLIVSVSVHLALTGLGLVMFGAEGVRTQPFSNAIHSVGALQISGQSLWVIGISAALIVLLYLYFEFTLSGKALRATAVNGLGAQLLGISPTRAGKLTFTLAAAMGALCGILIAPMTTIYYESGFLIGLKGFVGSIFGGLASYPAAAAGAFFVGLLESQSSFWASAFKEVIVFTLILPVLLWRSLTSRHAEHEA; encoded by the coding sequence ATGGATTTTTCAATCGCTGCCATTCTTGTACAAGACGGCATCACATCCGGCGCGATCTATGCACTGCTGGCGCTGGCGATCGTGCTTGTGTTTTCGGTCACGCGCGTGATCTTCATTCCGCAGGGCGAATTCGTCGCCTATGGCGCGCTGACCCTGGCGGCGCTGCAGGCGCAACGCCTGCCGCTGACCTGCGTGCTACTGCTGGCAATGGGCGTCCTTACCTTCGTTGCCGAAAGCGCGGCAATGCTGCGCAATGTCGAAAGACACCACGGCCGGGGCAAAAGCCTGGCTTTGGTCGCCGGCAAATATCTGGCATTTCCGGCGACTGTATTCGCGTTGACCAAGCTGTATGCCGGCGCGCAGATGCCGCTGACACTGCAAGTGCTGCTGGCCTTGCTGATCGTGATACCGATGGGGCCGATGCTGTACCGCCTGGCCTATCAACCGCTGGCCAAGGCCAGCGTGCTGATGCTGCTGATCGTATCGGTCAGCGTGCATCTTGCATTGACGGGACTCGGCCTTGTGATGTTCGGGGCCGAAGGTGTGCGTACCCAGCCGTTTTCCAATGCCATCCATTCGGTAGGCGCGTTGCAGATTTCCGGCCAGAGCTTGTGGGTGATCGGCATATCGGCCGCATTGATCGTTCTGCTCTATCTGTATTTCGAATTCACGCTGTCCGGCAAGGCGCTGCGCGCAACCGCCGTCAACGGTCTGGGTGCGCAACTGCTCGGCATCAGCCCGACCCGCGCGGGCAAGCTGACTTTCACGCTGGCTGCCGCAATGGGCGCGCTATGCGGCATCCTGATTGCGCCGATGACCACCATTTATTACGAGTCGGGCTTTCTGATCGGACTCAAGGGCTTCGTCGGTTCGATCTTCGGCGGGCTGGCGAGTTATCCGGCAGCCGCAGCCGGCGCGTTTTTTGTTGGCTTGCTGGAATCGCAGTCGTCGTTCTGGGCAAGCGCCTTCAAGGAAGTCATCGTGTTCACCCTGATCCTGCCGGTGCTGCTGTGGCGCTCGCTGACATCCCGCCATGCCGAGCATGAAGCATAA
- a CDS encoding ABC transporter permease subunit — protein sequence MHNQLHRLLPLVLLAPAALLPVLPVPEYWITLLNYIGLYSLVAIGLVLLTGVGGLTSFGQAAFVGIGAYVSGYLSTRYGVSPWLTLPAGLLITVAAAYLIGLLTMRMSGHYLPLATIAWGLSLYYLFGNLEFLGKHDGLNGIPPLAIFGRPLNAGREMYYLIWLIVLLAALAVTNLLNSRPGRAIRALKGGVTMAEAMGVHTAWMKVVVFVFAAVLACISGWLYAHLQRAVNPTPFGLNYGIEYLFMAVVGGVAHVGGAVLGASVLTILKDLLQGVLPRLFGDNGNYDGIVFGILLVLLLQYAKDGIWPYLRTWFPRRTPVDAPADAVPLTVRKKPARGSLLLDVKAARKEFGGLVAVNDVSFQMRAGEIVGLIGPNGAGKSTTFNLVTGLLPLTRGEIRYRDDIVSNLTSRDIAQRGIGRTFQHVQLLPTMTVLENVALGAHLRGDFLPQGGVMASVLRLNRNEEKKLLREAAMQIKRVGLERHMYDEAGSLALGQQRILEIARALCGDPALLLLDEPAAGLRYKEKQALAELLRKLRAEGMSVLIVEHDMDFVMNLTDRLVVMEFGTRIAEGAPEKIQSDPAVLEAYLGSVA from the coding sequence ATGCACAACCAACTCCATCGACTATTACCACTCGTTTTGCTCGCACCGGCTGCGCTGCTGCCTGTACTGCCGGTTCCCGAATACTGGATCACGCTGTTGAACTATATCGGCTTGTACAGCCTGGTTGCGATCGGACTCGTTCTGCTGACCGGTGTCGGCGGACTGACCTCGTTCGGGCAAGCCGCGTTTGTCGGCATCGGCGCCTATGTCAGCGGCTACCTGAGCACCCGCTACGGCGTATCGCCCTGGCTGACGCTGCCGGCAGGTCTGTTGATCACGGTCGCCGCCGCTTACCTGATCGGCTTGCTCACCATGCGCATGTCCGGCCATTACCTGCCGCTGGCAACCATTGCCTGGGGCTTGTCACTGTATTACCTGTTCGGCAATCTGGAATTTCTCGGCAAGCATGACGGGCTTAACGGCATCCCGCCGCTCGCCATTTTCGGCAGACCACTCAATGCCGGACGCGAAATGTACTACCTGATCTGGCTGATCGTGCTGCTGGCCGCACTGGCGGTGACGAATCTATTGAATTCGCGGCCCGGCCGCGCGATCCGCGCATTGAAAGGCGGCGTCACAATGGCCGAGGCGATGGGGGTACATACCGCCTGGATGAAAGTCGTGGTGTTCGTCTTTGCCGCAGTGCTAGCCTGCATCTCCGGCTGGCTGTATGCGCATCTGCAACGTGCAGTTAATCCGACGCCGTTCGGTCTCAATTACGGTATCGAATATCTGTTCATGGCGGTGGTCGGCGGCGTTGCTCACGTCGGTGGCGCGGTACTCGGCGCATCGGTGCTGACGATCCTGAAGGATTTGCTGCAAGGCGTGCTGCCGCGACTGTTCGGCGACAACGGCAACTATGACGGCATCGTATTCGGGATTCTGCTGGTGTTGCTGCTGCAGTACGCGAAAGACGGCATCTGGCCCTACCTGCGTACGTGGTTTCCGCGCCGCACGCCTGTCGATGCGCCCGCCGACGCGGTGCCGCTCACGGTACGCAAGAAGCCTGCACGCGGCAGCTTGCTGCTCGATGTGAAGGCGGCGCGTAAGGAGTTCGGCGGCCTGGTAGCGGTCAACGATGTGAGTTTCCAGATGCGCGCGGGCGAGATCGTCGGCCTGATCGGCCCCAACGGCGCGGGCAAGTCCACCACCTTCAACCTGGTGACCGGCCTGCTGCCGCTGACCCGAGGCGAGATCCGCTATCGCGATGACATCGTGTCCAACCTGACATCGCGCGACATCGCACAGCGCGGCATCGGGCGTACCTTCCAGCATGTGCAATTGCTGCCGACCATGACCGTGCTTGAAAACGTCGCGCTGGGCGCACACCTGCGCGGCGACTTCCTGCCGCAAGGCGGCGTGATGGCGAGCGTACTGCGCCTGAACCGGAACGAAGAAAAGAAGCTGTTGCGCGAAGCCGCGATGCAGATCAAGCGTGTCGGGCTGGAACGGCATATGTACGACGAAGCCGGAAGTCTCGCGCTGGGGCAACAACGGATTCTGGAAATCGCCCGTGCATTGTGCGGCGACCCGGCGCTGCTGCTGCTGGACGAGCCGGCCGCCGGCTTGCGTTACAAGGAAAAACAGGCGCTCGCCGAGCTGCTGCGCAAACTCAGGGCGGAAGGCATGAGCGTGCTGATCGTCGAACATGACATGGATTTCGTCATGAACCTGACGGACCGCCTGGTCGTGATGGAATTCGGCACGCGCATCGCCGAAGGCGCGCCGGAAAAAATCCAGAGCGACCCCGCTGTGCTGGAAGCCTATCTCGGTAGCGTCGCTTGA
- a CDS encoding ABC transporter substrate-binding protein: MASHRILFRSLVVAAASLFTLNVQAQINVGVTLSTTGLAASLGIPERNTIALLPREMGGQKINYIVLDDGSDPTNAVKNARKLTAEHRVDVLVGSSTSPNALAMIEVAAETMTPMIAVAASSAIVAPMDAKRYWVFKPPQNDSLMARAAFEHMAKNNIKSVAFIGFNDAYGEGWWHETQKAAEINKLSIVAVERFSRNDNNVVGQVLKIMAARPEAVLIAGSGTPAAMPQLALKQRGYQGKIYQTPGIANNDFLRIGGKDVDGAFLPVGPSVVAQQLPASHPARQSGLEFLKAYEAAYGPGTTSTFAAHVWDVGLWLQNAIPAALNSGAKPGTPEFRKALRDAIESLKDVRGVNGVYNLSANDHNGLDERARVIMKIENGQWKLLPLSP; this comes from the coding sequence GTGGCATCTCATCGCATACTTTTCCGTAGTTTGGTTGTTGCGGCCGCATCGCTTTTCACGTTAAACGTGCAAGCGCAAATCAATGTCGGCGTGACGCTATCCACCACCGGACTGGCGGCGTCGCTCGGCATTCCCGAACGCAACACGATCGCGCTGCTGCCAAGGGAAATGGGCGGCCAGAAAATCAATTACATCGTGCTCGACGACGGCTCCGATCCAACCAATGCGGTCAAGAATGCGCGCAAGCTGACAGCGGAACATCGCGTCGATGTGCTGGTCGGTTCCAGCACCAGTCCGAACGCGCTGGCGATGATCGAAGTTGCCGCGGAAACGATGACGCCGATGATCGCGGTCGCCGCTTCGTCGGCGATCGTGGCGCCGATGGATGCCAAGCGCTATTGGGTATTCAAGCCGCCGCAGAACGACAGCCTGATGGCGCGCGCCGCCTTCGAACACATGGCGAAAAACAATATCAAATCCGTCGCCTTCATCGGCTTCAACGATGCCTACGGCGAAGGCTGGTGGCATGAAACGCAAAAGGCAGCGGAAATCAACAAGCTCAGTATCGTCGCTGTCGAGCGCTTCAGTCGCAACGACAACAATGTGGTCGGCCAGGTACTGAAGATCATGGCTGCCCGTCCCGAAGCGGTGTTGATTGCAGGGTCCGGCACGCCGGCAGCAATGCCGCAACTCGCATTGAAGCAGCGCGGCTATCAGGGAAAGATTTATCAGACACCCGGCATCGCGAACAACGATTTTCTGCGCATCGGCGGCAAGGACGTCGATGGCGCGTTCCTGCCGGTCGGGCCCTCGGTGGTGGCGCAGCAACTTCCGGCCAGTCATCCGGCGCGGCAGAGCGGACTGGAATTCCTGAAAGCGTATGAAGCGGCCTATGGCCCCGGCACCACCAGCACCTTTGCCGCCCATGTCTGGGACGTCGGCCTGTGGCTGCAGAACGCGATCCCTGCGGCATTGAATTCCGGCGCCAAGCCGGGCACGCCGGAATTCAGGAAGGCCTTGCGCGACGCGATCGAATCGCTGAAGGACGTGCGCGGAGTAAACGGCGTCTATAACCTGTCGGCGAACGATCACAACGGCCTGGACGAACGGGCTCGCGTCATCATGAAAATCGAGAATGGACAATGGAAGCTGCTTCCATTGTCCCCGTGA
- a CDS encoding ABC transporter ATP-binding protein, translated as MSVILEVKDFHASYGKVDALSGVNLKVDAGEIVTVIGPNGAGKSTMLNAVMGALPAGGVARGAVCYLGSDVSAMPIERRVAQGMCLVPENRELFSSMTVEDNLMLGAYRRRQAGDKNYLDQTDVVFGLFPRLKERRRQEAGTLSGGERQMLAVGRALMGKPQLLMLDEPSLGLAPLIVKEIFHIISDLRKTGVAILLVEQNARAALQVADYGYVIETGEIVLEGAASELAANPRVIESYLGLAKKETTAAGHGAQAFA; from the coding sequence ATGTCAGTGATACTCGAAGTAAAGGATTTTCATGCATCGTATGGCAAGGTCGACGCATTGAGCGGCGTCAACCTGAAGGTCGATGCCGGTGAGATTGTCACGGTGATCGGTCCGAACGGCGCAGGCAAGTCGACCATGCTCAATGCGGTGATGGGCGCCTTGCCGGCAGGCGGCGTCGCGCGCGGCGCAGTCTGCTATCTGGGTAGTGACGTCAGCGCAATGCCGATCGAACGGCGCGTCGCGCAAGGCATGTGCCTGGTGCCGGAAAACCGCGAACTGTTTTCATCCATGACAGTGGAAGACAACCTGATGCTGGGCGCATATCGCCGCCGGCAGGCCGGTGACAAAAACTACCTGGATCAGACCGATGTCGTGTTCGGCCTGTTCCCACGTCTGAAAGAGCGCCGCAGGCAAGAAGCAGGCACCCTCTCCGGTGGCGAGCGGCAAATGCTCGCGGTGGGCCGGGCGTTGATGGGCAAGCCGCAGCTGCTGATGCTGGATGAACCGAGTCTCGGACTGGCGCCGCTGATCGTCAAGGAGATATTTCACATCATCAGCGACTTGCGCAAGACCGGCGTCGCCATCCTGCTGGTCGAACAGAACGCACGCGCCGCCTTGCAGGTCGCCGATTATGGTTATGTCATCGAAACCGGCGAAATCGTGCTGGAAGGCGCGGCATCGGAGCTGGCCGCCAATCCGCGTGTCATCGAGTCTTATCTCGGATTGGCAAAGAAAGAAACGACTGCGGCAGGCCATGGTGCGCAAGCATTTGCATAA